The Lolium rigidum isolate FL_2022 chromosome 2, APGP_CSIRO_Lrig_0.1, whole genome shotgun sequence genomic interval TCGGGTATGCTGCCTGCAAACACACAACATCAATCATAAAGAAAAAATCGGGTTGTTTCATAGCAGGGAGTCAGAGAAACTTACAAGGTCCTTACAGGTAGGGGAGTTACAGTCTTACAGGTCGCGCTTCTTCCACGTCTACAAAGTTGGAAGGGGTGTAACAAACATTGCTGCCATGCCTAAGCTGGAAAAAGTGTAGATCAAATGAAACTGAGTAAAATGATCATGATCATTACGTCTGCTGTAGTCTAGTATATTTAAAGAGGAATATGCTAACGGGAGAGCACGTATAGGAAACTGGAGAGTTTACATGTCGAAAGCCATATATAGTTATCATCCTCCTGATCGAACTTGCAGATCTGTGGCAGCACATCATGTTTAGTAGACAACAGCTGCAGATCAAGATTATCCAACAGAAAATCTGTTTAATGTACAAGAAGTATATCAATGGAAAATGCATGGGCCTCATATTAAAACATGTGTCAGCATGTAAAAATGGACCGACCTGCAGAAAAAGATGACACCCAAACAAATTGATGGTGCCACTCCTCTTGGACATATAATTCTTCAGCTTTTGCGATGGCATGAAGCACTGCACCACACACTCACACAAATTGAATTGTGCAATGTTCTCTATGTTGGCCATTACCCCCAAAAATCAATTTGAAAGTAGTAATACTTCATCGAGGGTGCTAGCAAGTGGCCCATCACAAATATGACAAATGCAATCTGAAAACAATCCTTCGCCAGCTTGCTTGACTCATCTCTGATATCCCTCTTTATAAATCCCTCGGCTGCACGTAGGCTGCGAACCCCTGCTTTGTTCATCCCGAGCAAGCTCTTGATAAAATCGATTGATTCTTCAGTAATGCTGGTGTCCCTTCCCTTCACATCACAGTTGCTGTAGGGAGCACCGAAAACCTTGTGTATATCTTCGGCCCAGAACCTGAGAATCTTATTTTCATTGTTTGATATGGCATGGCGGTGAACATCGACCCTATTCATGGTCCATGCACTAAATTTCAGGCTCAACTTTTGCAGCACCGGCAACTCCAGTATCCCACCGAGTCGATTTCTTTGACATGCAATTCCTTGAACTCGGCAAACCCATTTAGCACCTCAACTACATGCTTGATGGAACTACGAAACATGAACTGGGGTTGGTGCTCAGTTGACTGACCATTGCTGCCTTTGCTTGCATCGTCCTCTGGGAGCTCTGGGTGAATGATGTGCCTACTGTCTCTGGATCCTGTGTCACTGCCGGCATCTGACATACATGTGGCGAGACAAGATCTGCAGTTAGCTTTACGTAAAACTAGAATGGCGATGGAGAAGTTTGAGGCACGATGGAGCTAGAATGACACCCGATTTTACCAATTAGTTCGCTTTTTTTCACTTTTACTAACCATGTAATTCAGTTCTATAGATACTATATGGGATCACACGAGCGCAGACAGACTAGTTAACTCAATTGCACATATGTACCAAACCGTCCTGTCGCAGTAAGACTAGTTAACTGAAAACTGGCCAAACTCCATGCATCTGCTCACAAGATCTTTTCAGCAAAAATTGCTTTCTGTCACCATCCAACACAGCATGTCTATGAATTACTAATCTCCTTATGTTCTTTGTTCTAAGCATAGCAAGACGACTTCTAATGTCATACCGTAGTAACTACAAAGTTGGGTTATCAGCTCATACCATGGCTCACAATCTGTACATTTTTGTCCACCCCAGTGAGTTTGGATCCATTTTCCCTGTCGGGAGGGCGGAGCCGGCTGCTCAGCAAGTCAGCATCCCTAGCCACAGCTTGGATGATGCCCATCACAGATTGACCCTGCTCCACCATCTCTCGCGACCGTACTATCCCCCGCATCCTCCACCGCGCCCTCAAAGATAGAGGCACTGGAAAAGGAGGAGACACGGCCTACTCACTGGATCCAGGGGAAGTCCATTTTGTTGATACAGGTCGCCGGCAAAGTCGTGATCTGCTTCCCGTCCCTGCCGCCGCCACAGCCCCCACCGCCCGCTTCAGAGCCTGGTCGAATCGCCGGTGGTATGTGGAAGCCTGCTCTACTCTTTGCTCGGGGACGACACAGAGTTCACCTGTTCAGATCTGGGAGGCAAACGCCGACGGCCACACGCAAACTTGGACCCGTGGTCTAGGAAGCCCCCAGCAAAGTTGTACCGCGGGTCCAGATGatcacctaagagcatctccaacagaggctctaaacTAGGCGCGCGCTAAAAAAACTGCCAATATACAGCGCCAAACGCGTTTTTCCGCCCTCCAGCAGACGCTGTAAAATAGGTCGCGCTGTAAATATTTTAGTGCGCGCGGTAGTTTGCGCTATCCAAAGCTCTATATTTGGTGCGTCAATCGGCGCGCGCCGTAAGTTGGCTTCTCCACCGCGGGAAGAAAACCGACGCTCAAATCCAAGCCGATGCCATGCCCCGCTCGAGCTCCCCCTCGCCCGATGCGCCATGGGCCATGGCCGCCCCGTCGACCTGCCCCATCtcccgccgcgccatggccgacgCACCCAACTTCCCCCATCTCccgccggagcgaggcggcgcggccggagcgagggcggcgcggccggcacaCGGCGTCGGCGGCGTACATCGCGGGCGGTGTCCTGCTCCGACCGCCGCTTCAAGCAGCGCGCGCCGTGGCGTCCGCGTCGCCGGGGGCCGTCATCCGCTCGCTCTTCGTGTCCTAACCCGGCGCTCCACCCCGcgctcgtcgccgtcgacgacgacaacctcggcctcggcctcggAGGGCGGCGACGGAGGCGAGCGGTGGCGCCCGGCCGCCGACCTCTCGCGGCGGCTCGACGCGGCCACGCGGACGCGGGACGACGCGGTGGAGGAGACGGCACGGCCGCGGCACTCGGCCGGGCGGAGCCGGAGGCCGAAGCTCGCGCGGCCGCGCACGCACGCACGGATTTCAGCCGCGCACGGACTCGATTGATGTCGCCGCGCACGCACGCACGGACTGATTTCGGCCGCGCACGGGATTCGATTGCTAGCTTGAGATCAATTTCTAGCTATATGGATAATTTACAGTAATTTAGTTGATTTTTCCAGATTTATTTGTGGcgtgtttgatcttgtttgttgtatgtatgttgaaaaaacttgtttgtggagctctatttACAGACCTCCGGTGAAGGGCTGTTTTTGGCTTTTTTGGttgcgctgtaaaatagagcctccGGCGAAGCACGCGCCAGCGTCGCGCGCTGTATCCGGATCCAGCGCGCTGCAAACGACGTTTACAGcgccaaattttagagcctctgttggagatggcgatttacacaaaaataacccaaaagtggaagaaaagcacagactgaccctccggcgaaactatttcaccaatctaacccttttgtgtggcgcccctcccaggggcgccacacatgcccatgtggctcccctcctgccggcgccaccgacccagccgacgtggctccatcgacgccgagccggtgcgcccatccgacgtggcagcatgtgtggcgccctcccaacggcgccacacatgcacttgtaatcccccaaa includes:
- the LOC124687930 gene encoding uncharacterized protein LOC124687930 isoform X1, encoding MANIENIAQFNLCECVVQCFMPSQKLKNYMSKRSGTINLFGCHLFLQIFCWIILICSCCLLNMMCCHRSASSIRRMITIYGFRHAWQQCLLHPFQLCRRGRSATCKTVTPLPAAYPIDILLREQNARSMSHISTAQLDMLKFSTLSDKCICCHIRGSTDCPLRPWHAVTADALHTPIGEKIDGQEVDMSDFEGESSAAGAASRSRGSAGVILRKKPREITAPETAI